GTTCACCCGGCAGATTACCCCAATGTTGTTGCGGTAAAACATATGGGGGAAAAACTCAGTGCAGCTACGGATGGTCGACTGGATATTAAAACCTTTCCTGGCGGTGTGTTAGGTGATGAGAAACAGGTTATTGAGCAGGCGCAAATCGGTGCAATAGATATTATTCGCGTGTCGATGACGCCAGTGGCAGCAATATTACCGGAGATCAATGTCTTTACACTGCCCTATATTTTCCGTGATGAAGATCATATGCATAAAGTGCTCGACGGAATGATTGGCCAGGAGATTGGCAATCGCCTGTCGGAAAGCAGTAAATCGCGGTTGGTATTCCTTGGCTGGATGGATGCCGGCACGCGTAATTTGATTACCAAAGCGCCAGTCACGAAAGCGGAAGAGCTGAAAGGTATGAAAATCCGCGTTCAGGGCAGCCCGATTGCACTCGATACGCTGAAAGCCATGGGAGCCAACTCGGTCGCCATGGGCGTTAGTGAAGTATTTAGCGGTATGCAAACCGGCGTGATTGATGGCACAGAAAATAACCCTCCAACTTTTGTTGCCCATAACTATTTACCCGTTGTGAAGAATTACACCTGGAGTAAGCACTTTATTATTCCGGAGCTGTTTTTATTTTCTAAAGTCAAATGGGATAAATTGAAAAAAGAGGATCAGGAATTGATCCTCAAGCTGGCAAAAGAAGCCCAGGCTGAACAGCGTGAATTATGGAAAACCTACAATGCGAAGTCGCTGGAAGCCATGAAAGCGGGCGGCGTGCAATTCCATGATATGGATACCGCTGCCTTTTACGAAGCGACACAATCAGTACGCGATAAATACGGCAAAGACCATCAGGATCTGATAACCCGCATTAAAGAGGTGCAATAACGGCTACGGGCAGGGGAAACCTTGCCCCGATAATTATTTTGTCGGTGATATCTTTATTTTCTGCTGCG
The Kosakonia oryzae genome window above contains:
- a CDS encoding TRAP transporter substrate-binding protein, producing the protein MNSAKTLLKVCISSALLFISHASLAQTFRAADVHPADYPNVVAVKHMGEKLSAATDGRLDIKTFPGGVLGDEKQVIEQAQIGAIDIIRVSMTPVAAILPEINVFTLPYIFRDEDHMHKVLDGMIGQEIGNRLSESSKSRLVFLGWMDAGTRNLITKAPVTKAEELKGMKIRVQGSPIALDTLKAMGANSVAMGVSEVFSGMQTGVIDGTENNPPTFVAHNYLPVVKNYTWSKHFIIPELFLFSKVKWDKLKKEDQELILKLAKEAQAEQRELWKTYNAKSLEAMKAGGVQFHDMDTAAFYEATQSVRDKYGKDHQDLITRIKEVQ